One uncultured Jannaschia sp. DNA segment encodes these proteins:
- the rimK gene encoding 30S ribosomal protein S6--L-glutamate ligase → MKIALLCRNANLYSHRRIVEAAEARGHEIHVVNTLRCYMNIASRRPEIYYNGERLEGFDAVIPRIGASVTFYGLAVLRQFEMMGVYPLNESVGIGRSRDKLRSMQLLARDGIGLPVTTFAHDPKVAEEVVELAGGTPVVIKLLEGTQGLGVVLADTDRSAKSVIEAFRATNTNILVQEFIKEAGGTDIRALVIGGKVVAAMKRTGAEGEFRSNLHRGGSADVIKLSPEERSTAVRAAKAMGLNACGVDMLRANHGPVVMEVNSSPGLEGIEKATGLDVAGKMIEHIEKNAKPGATKTRGKG, encoded by the coding sequence ATGAAAATAGCACTGCTCTGCCGCAACGCGAACCTCTACTCCCACAGGCGCATCGTCGAGGCCGCCGAGGCGCGTGGCCACGAGATCCATGTCGTCAACACGCTGCGCTGCTACATGAATATCGCCTCCCGGCGGCCCGAGATCTACTACAACGGCGAACGGCTCGAAGGCTTCGACGCGGTCATTCCGCGGATCGGCGCCTCGGTGACGTTCTACGGGCTGGCCGTGTTGCGCCAGTTCGAGATGATGGGGGTCTACCCGCTCAACGAGAGCGTGGGGATCGGCCGGAGCCGCGACAAGCTGCGCTCGATGCAGCTGCTCGCGCGGGACGGGATCGGGCTGCCAGTCACGACCTTCGCCCACGACCCGAAGGTCGCCGAGGAGGTGGTGGAGTTGGCGGGCGGCACGCCGGTGGTCATCAAGCTTCTGGAAGGGACGCAGGGCCTCGGCGTAGTGCTGGCGGACACCGACCGGTCGGCGAAATCGGTAATCGAAGCCTTCCGCGCGACCAACACCAACATCCTCGTGCAGGAGTTCATCAAGGAGGCGGGCGGCACCGATATCCGTGCGCTCGTCATCGGCGGAAAGGTCGTGGCTGCCATGAAGCGGACGGGCGCCGAGGGCGAGTTCCGGTCGAACCTCCATCGCGGTGGATCGGCCGATGTGATCAAACTCTCGCCGGAGGAGCGGTCTACGGCGGTTCGGGCCGCCAAGGCGATGGGTCTCAATGCCTGCGGCGTCGACATGCTGCGCGCCAATCACGGACCCGTCGTGATGGAGGTCAATTCGTCGCCAGGTCTCGAAGGGATCGAGAAGGCAACGGGCCTCGACGTGGCCGGCAAGATGATCGAACATATCGAGAAGAACGCCAAACCCGGCGCCACGAAGACCCGCGGGAAGGGCTAG
- a CDS encoding RimK/LysX family protein, which translates to MNTFHLPERKIHMLTIGWEERVSLPLLGLTGLKAKIDTGARTSALHATDIVPFDRDGIPWVRFHSRFDDDTRDIDVECPIHDQRNIKNTSGVPEMRYIIRTRFAIARRAWRIDLSLTERTDMTFRMIVGRTALRNRSVLVDPGGRNLTELPKTDLAERGHHERTSP; encoded by the coding sequence ATGAATACCTTCCATCTGCCGGAACGGAAGATCCACATGCTGACAATCGGCTGGGAGGAGCGCGTCTCTCTTCCCCTTCTCGGCCTGACCGGGCTGAAGGCGAAGATCGACACCGGGGCTCGGACATCCGCGCTGCACGCGACCGATATCGTGCCTTTCGACCGGGACGGCATCCCATGGGTCCGGTTCCACAGCCGCTTCGACGACGACACGAGGGACATCGACGTCGAGTGTCCCATCCACGATCAGCGCAACATCAAGAACACCTCCGGCGTGCCCGAAATGCGCTACATCATCAGGACCCGCTTCGCGATCGCGCGACGGGCCTGGAGGATCGACCTCAGCCTGACAGAACGGACGGATATGACGTTCCGGATGATCGTGGGCCGCACGGCGCTGCGAAACCGCTCGGTGCTCGTCGATCCCGGCGGTCGGAACCTGACGGAACTGCCCAAGACCGACCTCGCGGAACGGGGACATCACGAGAGGACGTCCCCATGA
- a CDS encoding class II aldolase/adducin family protein, translated as MKDTAPEDQIHSLRVDLAAAFRLAVRFDWHESVGNHFSVAVSDDGRRFLMNPKWRHFSAIRASDLLLLDADDPSVMDDPGAPDASAWTIHGTLHRARPDIRVVLHCHPPYATALAALADPALPPVDMNTARFFGDLAIDPDCGGIADDAAEGERIVSALGDSSVLLMANHGLTCTGTTVAQAFEQLYFFEKAARTILLAHGSGEPLGVMSDDVARRTAEGWRAYAGMADAHFDHLKSVLDREEPNYRD; from the coding sequence GTGAAGGACACCGCACCCGAGGACCAGATCCACTCGCTGCGGGTCGATCTGGCCGCCGCCTTCCGGCTGGCCGTGCGCTTCGACTGGCACGAGTCCGTCGGCAACCATTTCAGCGTCGCCGTCTCGGACGACGGACGCCGGTTCCTGATGAACCCGAAATGGCGACACTTCTCCGCAATCCGCGCAAGCGACCTGCTGCTGCTCGACGCTGACGACCCGTCCGTGATGGATGACCCGGGCGCGCCCGACGCATCCGCCTGGACGATCCACGGAACGCTGCACCGCGCGCGGCCCGATATCCGGGTCGTCCTCCATTGCCACCCCCCCTACGCCACGGCGCTGGCCGCGCTCGCAGACCCGGCCTTGCCGCCGGTCGACATGAACACGGCGCGCTTCTTCGGAGATCTCGCCATTGATCCCGATTGCGGCGGGATTGCCGATGACGCCGCGGAGGGCGAGCGGATCGTCTCGGCCCTCGGGGACAGTTCGGTGCTGCTCATGGCAAACCACGGCCTGACCTGTACGGGGACGACCGTCGCGCAGGCCTTCGAGCAGCTCTATTTCTTCGAGAAGGCCGCCCGGACGATCCTTCTCGCCCACGGATCGGGCGAGCCGCTCGGCGTCATGTCCGATGACGTGGCACGCCGCACGGCGGAGGGCTGGCGGGCCTATGCCGGAATGGCGGATGCGCATTTCGATCACCTCAAATCGGTGCTCGACCGCGAAGAACCGAACTATCGCGACTGA
- a CDS encoding succinylglutamate desuccinylase/aspartoacylase family protein, protein MVELPVSILSDHTPVTMAAHVVHGRADGPRVFVSGGIHGDEVIGIEIIRRLLRAPGLRRLRGTLVAVPIVNAFGFTNRSRYLPDRRDLNRSFPGSGGGSLAARLANIFLTEVVARSDLGIDLHSAAIHRTNYPQTRVSPGAPAALRLAETFGAPIVMESAIREGSLRGAARDLGIDVLLYEAGEGLRFDEFSVRSGLVGILRVLHALDMIPARGVASVRAPSQFCRSSKWLRAPSGGLFRAFRSDGASVAAGDVLGSVADPFGERELDIVAPFDGIIVGRAVMPVVNEGDSVFHLGRIGSVSQAEQAIDDHSSQIADDPMFDEDEII, encoded by the coding sequence ATGGTCGAGTTGCCGGTCAGCATCCTGTCCGATCATACGCCCGTCACGATGGCCGCCCATGTCGTCCACGGCCGTGCCGATGGCCCGCGCGTCTTCGTTAGCGGCGGCATCCACGGCGACGAGGTGATCGGGATCGAGATCATCCGCCGCCTTCTGCGCGCGCCGGGTCTCAGACGTCTGCGGGGCACGCTGGTCGCCGTGCCGATCGTGAATGCCTTCGGCTTCACCAACCGCTCGCGCTATCTTCCGGACCGCCGCGACCTGAACCGGTCCTTCCCCGGCTCCGGCGGCGGTTCGCTGGCGGCCCGCCTCGCGAATATCTTCCTCACCGAGGTGGTCGCGCGGAGCGATCTCGGGATCGACCTCCATTCCGCCGCGATCCACCGGACCAATTACCCCCAGACGCGGGTCTCTCCCGGCGCGCCTGCCGCGCTCCGCCTGGCGGAGACGTTCGGGGCGCCGATCGTCATGGAATCCGCCATCCGCGAGGGCTCGCTGCGGGGGGCCGCTCGCGATCTCGGGATCGATGTGCTGCTCTACGAAGCGGGCGAGGGGCTGCGCTTCGACGAGTTCTCGGTGCGCTCCGGTCTCGTGGGCATCCTGCGCGTGCTGCACGCGCTCGACATGATCCCCGCCCGCGGCGTGGCCTCCGTGCGCGCGCCGTCGCAGTTCTGCCGTTCGAGCAAGTGGCTGCGCGCGCCCTCCGGCGGATTGTTCCGCGCCTTCCGCTCGGATGGCGCCTCGGTCGCCGCGGGGGACGTGCTGGGTTCGGTCGCCGACCCGTTCGGCGAACGTGAACTCGACATCGTTGCACCCTTCGACGGCATCATCGTCGGACGCGCGGTCATGCCGGTCGTCAACGAAGGGGATTCGGTGTTTCACCTCGGCCGGATCGGCTCCGTTTCTCAAGCCGAGCAGGCAATCGACGACCATTCTTCGCAGATCGCGGACGATCCGATGTTCGACGAGGACGAGATCATCTAG
- a CDS encoding LysR substrate-binding domain-containing protein → MEHDLPPLRLLTAFAAVIRAGSIQAAAAELNVTQPAISQAVKKLEDYIGLPLLDRGSRPARPTEAGYAVAATTTEGLSKIADLLDKLRQTGSEQDRSVTVACSVGVATYWLMPRLSLFYRAHPDLLVNVVTTQSGVPALADGNDVAIRYGHGRWSDGDVQHLFDEVVDPVCAPSLRDGFGDTVPPSGVSLVHVRTSETSWLTWAEYLKATGQAPVRGGGQSFTNYVQATQAALEGRGMLLGWRSITGALVASGALVSAGLPVMSPGQGFYLARRRKKGGEATERFASWLRSSARAEYGPRRGGSD, encoded by the coding sequence ATGGAACACGATCTCCCACCGCTGAGATTGCTGACCGCCTTCGCGGCGGTCATCCGGGCGGGCTCCATCCAGGCGGCCGCGGCGGAGTTGAACGTGACCCAACCCGCGATCAGTCAGGCCGTGAAAAAGCTGGAGGACTACATCGGCCTGCCGCTGCTGGATCGCGGCAGCCGACCTGCACGGCCCACCGAGGCGGGCTACGCCGTCGCAGCGACAACGACCGAGGGATTGTCGAAGATCGCGGACCTTCTCGACAAGCTGCGGCAGACAGGCTCCGAGCAGGACAGGTCCGTGACCGTCGCATGTTCCGTGGGGGTCGCGACCTACTGGCTGATGCCGCGCCTGTCGCTCTTCTACCGCGCGCATCCCGACCTCCTGGTCAACGTCGTCACCACGCAATCCGGCGTACCGGCCCTCGCCGACGGGAACGACGTGGCGATCCGCTACGGGCATGGGCGGTGGAGCGACGGCGACGTGCAACATCTTTTCGACGAGGTGGTGGACCCGGTCTGCGCCCCGTCCCTGCGCGACGGTTTCGGCGATACGGTTCCGCCGAGTGGGGTGTCGCTCGTCCATGTCAGGACCAGCGAGACCTCCTGGCTCACATGGGCGGAGTATCTCAAGGCGACCGGCCAGGCTCCGGTGAGAGGCGGGGGGCAGTCCTTCACCAACTACGTCCAGGCCACACAGGCCGCGCTCGAGGGGCGTGGGATGCTGTTGGGCTGGCGGTCGATTACCGGGGCGCTGGTCGCCTCGGGGGCGCTGGTTTCGGCGGGACTGCCCGTCATGTCGCCGGGACAGGGCTTCTACCTCGCGCGCCGCCGCAAGAAAGGTGGAGAGGCGACCGAGCGGTTCGCCAGCTGGCTGCGTTCGAGCGCGCGCGCGGAGTACGGTCCGCGACGTGGCGGCTCCGACTGA
- a CDS encoding TauD/TfdA family dioxygenase: protein MDGARIEAVVLEDNGLTVNLPETGPAYFNAWWLRDNCPTSFDPETRERSFDVFHHEATPRPAEAGIDAGALVIRWAGEDHVSRYPLDLLRPYAAGTRRADPADLPRRPWYADHYADITRVSHPALLENSDERQRWMEALLVEGVAIVTDMPDTDEGLTRTASLLGAIRPSFFGAYFDVRTHIKPTNLAYTSKALELHTDVPAEELSPGIQYLHCRRNSVEGGRNLFLDGTAVANDLRESDPEAFRLLSETEVPFYKEHDGIDMRARQRVIELDHNGEVAGVTISQHMADIFDLPQRLLDSYYPAFVKFGRLLQSDKYVMRFTLAAGECISFDNHRIVHGRAAYSATSGERHLRGTYTDRGELRGLYRAMVSEGRFA, encoded by the coding sequence ATGGACGGCGCGCGTATCGAAGCGGTGGTTCTGGAAGACAATGGGCTCACGGTGAACCTGCCAGAGACGGGACCGGCCTATTTCAATGCATGGTGGCTGCGCGACAATTGCCCGACCTCCTTCGATCCCGAGACGCGGGAGCGGAGCTTCGACGTTTTCCACCACGAGGCGACGCCCCGCCCCGCCGAGGCGGGGATCGACGCCGGCGCGCTCGTGATCCGCTGGGCGGGCGAGGATCATGTCTCCCGCTATCCGCTGGACCTTCTGAGGCCATACGCCGCCGGGACACGTCGAGCCGATCCGGCCGACCTTCCGCGGAGGCCGTGGTATGCCGATCACTACGCCGACATCACCCGCGTCTCGCACCCCGCTCTTCTCGAGAATTCGGACGAACGGCAACGCTGGATGGAGGCTCTGCTGGTGGAGGGCGTCGCCATCGTGACGGACATGCCCGACACGGACGAGGGACTGACCCGGACGGCCTCGTTGCTGGGCGCCATCCGGCCGAGTTTCTTCGGGGCCTATTTCGACGTTCGGACTCATATCAAGCCGACGAACCTCGCCTACACGTCCAAGGCGCTGGAGCTGCACACGGATGTCCCGGCGGAGGAACTCTCGCCCGGCATCCAGTACCTGCATTGCCGGCGCAACAGCGTCGAAGGCGGGCGGAACCTGTTCCTCGACGGCACCGCCGTGGCCAACGATCTGCGCGAAAGCGACCCCGAGGCGTTCCGGCTTCTGTCCGAGACCGAGGTGCCGTTCTACAAAGAGCACGACGGCATCGACATGCGCGCGCGCCAGAGGGTCATCGAACTCGACCACAATGGCGAAGTGGCGGGCGTGACGATCAGCCAGCACATGGCCGACATCTTCGACCTGCCTCAGAGGCTGCTCGACAGCTACTATCCCGCGTTCGTCAAGTTCGGGCGACTGCTTCAAAGCGACAAATACGTCATGCGCTTCACGCTCGCCGCCGGGGAATGCATCTCGTTCGACAACCACCGGATCGTACATGGCCGCGCCGCCTATTCCGCCACGAGCGGCGAACGCCATCTGCGCGGGACGTACACGGACCGGGGCGAGTTGCGCGGGCTTTACCGGGCGATGGTCTCAGAAGGCCGGTTCGCGTGA
- a CDS encoding NAD(P)-dependent oxidoreductase yields the protein MTTGFIGLGNVGGKLAGSLLRNGHSLQVHDLDATLVADFVARGGAPGGSPAEMVRTCDVIITCLPSPAASAAVVAEMLPEMGPGKTWIEMSTTDADEILRLGAAVQATGATAVECPVSGGCHRADTGNISIFAGGPRRAVEAVMPLLKHLGRRILHTGELGTASKLKVMTNYLATVHLVALCEALTTMKAAGLDLATTYEAIRISSGTSFVHETESQLILSGSRDVNFTMDLIMKDIGLFQKLAEEGDVPLEISPLLIDIMADGQRRYGNRAQSDRIIERLEDATGLKILADGFPQALIDDEPEEEGYEIQRRQAVAAAQV from the coding sequence ATGACCACGGGGTTCATCGGATTGGGCAATGTCGGCGGCAAGCTGGCGGGGAGCCTGCTGCGCAACGGCCATTCCTTGCAGGTGCACGATCTCGACGCGACTCTTGTGGCGGACTTCGTCGCGCGGGGCGGGGCCCCCGGCGGCTCTCCCGCCGAAATGGTGCGAACCTGCGACGTGATCATCACGTGCCTGCCCTCGCCTGCCGCCTCGGCTGCCGTCGTGGCCGAGATGCTCCCCGAGATGGGGCCGGGAAAGACCTGGATCGAGATGTCCACGACCGATGCCGACGAGATCCTGCGGCTCGGCGCCGCGGTGCAAGCGACCGGCGCCACGGCGGTGGAATGTCCCGTCTCCGGCGGCTGTCACCGGGCAGATACCGGCAACATCTCGATCTTCGCCGGCGGGCCGCGCCGTGCTGTCGAGGCGGTCATGCCGCTCCTGAAGCATCTCGGGCGGCGCATTCTCCATACCGGCGAGCTCGGCACCGCCTCGAAGCTCAAGGTCATGACGAATTACCTCGCCACCGTGCATCTCGTGGCCTTGTGCGAGGCGCTGACGACGATGAAGGCCGCGGGGCTGGACCTGGCCACGACCTATGAGGCGATCCGGATCAGCTCGGGCACGTCCTTCGTCCACGAGACCGAGAGCCAGCTCATCCTCTCGGGATCACGGGACGTGAACTTCACGATGGACCTGATCATGAAGGATATCGGTCTGTTCCAGAAGCTTGCCGAAGAGGGCGACGTGCCCTTGGAGATCTCGCCGCTGCTGATCGACATCATGGCCGATGGCCAGCGGCGCTACGGCAACCGCGCGCAATCGGACCGGATCATCGAACGGCTCGAAGACGCCACGGGACTGAAGATCCTCGCCGACGGCTTTCCGCAGGCTCTTATCGACGACGAGCCGGAGGAAGAAGGCTATGAAATCCAGCGCCGGCAGGCTGTGGCGGCGGCTCAGGTATGA
- a CDS encoding LysR substrate-binding domain-containing protein has product MDLKQLRIVVVLAEELHFGRAADRLHLAQPALSARLRALEEDLGVDLFARNSRTVALTRAGEAILPEALAALAHADAAVHAARDASNTGTLLKIAGIDSATAGLLPQIVRRFRKTHDVEVRIEEMLSASALYALEHRAADLAFSRNPGDEAAFIARLVLREPLVCILPTDDPLAGQDSVRLEEIAPRRLVLPTRAHRPLLAATLEAWFAAGGHTLRLAQAANERHMIMAMVAAGLGLSIAPAWIANFGGADTVVRPIEGAPRVDTYAVWRRGERFDPLDAFLAHLPDAVD; this is encoded by the coding sequence ATGGATCTCAAGCAGCTTCGCATCGTCGTCGTTCTTGCCGAAGAGCTGCACTTCGGTCGTGCCGCCGACCGGCTTCACCTGGCGCAGCCTGCCCTGTCGGCACGGCTTCGCGCGTTGGAGGAGGATCTTGGCGTCGATCTCTTCGCGCGCAACTCACGCACGGTCGCGTTGACGCGCGCGGGCGAGGCCATTCTTCCTGAGGCCCTGGCCGCCCTCGCCCACGCGGATGCCGCGGTCCACGCCGCTCGGGATGCATCGAATACGGGCACGCTTCTCAAGATCGCGGGCATCGATTCCGCGACGGCGGGTCTTCTGCCCCAGATCGTCCGGCGGTTCCGCAAGACGCATGATGTCGAGGTCCGCATCGAGGAAATGCTCTCCGCCTCCGCCCTCTACGCGCTCGAGCATCGCGCCGCCGATCTGGCGTTCTCGCGCAACCCCGGCGACGAGGCGGCCTTCATTGCGCGCCTCGTCCTGCGCGAACCGCTGGTCTGCATCCTGCCCACGGACGACCCGCTCGCGGGCCAGGACAGCGTCCGCCTGGAGGAGATCGCGCCGCGCCGCCTCGTGCTGCCCACCCGGGCGCATCGGCCCCTTCTCGCGGCGACGCTCGAGGCGTGGTTCGCCGCGGGCGGGCACACCCTGCGCCTCGCGCAAGCGGCCAACGAGCGGCACATGATCATGGCGATGGTCGCCGCGGGTCTCGGGCTTTCGATCGCGCCGGCCTGGATCGCGAATTTCGGGGGCGCGGACACCGTCGTGCGACCGATCGAGGGCGCGCCTCGCGTGGACACCTACGCGGTCTGGCGTCGCGGGGAGCGGTTCGATCCGCTCGACGCGTTCCTCGCGCATCTGCCGGACGCGGTCGACTGA
- a CDS encoding alpha/beta hydrolase, translating into MFSGFQPFAIETDTPMGGATIRGRRGGSGPPLLLLHGYPQTGAMWHLTAPELAERYSVVVPDLRGYGRSSKPPTTADHAPYSKREMALDMVQVMASLGHDRFHVGAHDRGARVAHRMAVDHPDVVRSLALLDIAPTREMYRGTTEGFARAYWHWFFLTLPAPYPETMIGADPKKFWTLKCGSGWANGSPGLDLFDPMALAEYLDCWTPETIHASCEDYRAAATIDIAHDDADAGRRVEAPTRVLWGENGAVGRFFDPLALWRRRAARVDGRALPGGHYLAEELPGPVAAALHDHFSNCEDL; encoded by the coding sequence ATGTTTTCCGGCTTCCAACCCTTCGCGATCGAGACCGATACCCCCATGGGCGGGGCGACGATCCGCGGGCGTCGCGGCGGCTCGGGGCCCCCGCTCCTTCTGTTGCATGGCTATCCCCAGACCGGGGCGATGTGGCACCTCACCGCCCCGGAACTGGCCGAGAGATACAGCGTGGTGGTTCCGGACCTGCGTGGCTACGGCAGATCCTCCAAACCGCCGACGACGGCGGACCACGCACCCTATTCCAAGCGCGAGATGGCGCTCGACATGGTGCAGGTGATGGCGTCCCTCGGCCACGACCGGTTCCACGTCGGCGCACACGACCGCGGGGCGCGGGTCGCGCACCGGATGGCCGTGGATCACCCCGACGTGGTGCGTTCGCTCGCCCTCCTCGACATCGCGCCCACGCGCGAGATGTATCGCGGGACGACGGAAGGCTTCGCGCGCGCCTATTGGCACTGGTTCTTCCTCACGCTGCCCGCGCCCTATCCCGAGACGATGATCGGGGCCGATCCGAAGAAATTCTGGACGCTGAAATGCGGCTCCGGCTGGGCCAACGGATCGCCGGGGCTGGATCTCTTCGACCCGATGGCCCTCGCCGAATATCTCGACTGCTGGACGCCCGAGACGATCCACGCCTCCTGCGAGGACTACCGCGCGGCGGCAACCATCGACATCGCGCATGACGACGCGGACGCAGGCCGACGGGTCGAGGCGCCGACGCGGGTGCTCTGGGGCGAGAATGGCGCGGTCGGGCGCTTCTTCGATCCGCTCGCCCTCTGGCGGCGCCGTGCCGCACGCGTCGATGGACGCGCCCTGCCCGGCGGCCACTACCTCGCCGAAGAACTGCCGGGCCCCGTGGCGGCGGCCCTGCACGACCACTTTTCCAACTGTGAGGACCTCTGA
- a CDS encoding DUF1611 domain-containing protein, whose protein sequence is MSPLQADLHGSGRQPPNAIVYCEGKFGQIDGKTANGLVRHCDAYRILSVIDGTKAGRDSGEVLDGVANDIPVLADLDAAIHCEAVTPDVLIYGKAPSTGRLSRIDRAVILDAIGQGINIVSGLHEYLGDDPEMSAAAEASQVWIRDMRRPKPAREMRLFDGSVGRIGAIRIAVLGTDCAIGKRTTATILTEALRAAGIATELVGTGQTGLMQGARWGVAMDAVPPQFCAGELEGAVLAAWEAEAPRVIVIEGQGALSHPAFCTSAFILRGSQPDGVILQDAPARPHRCDFPQMPMPDPADEIALIEAFGATRVIGLTLNHEGLAPTEIAGALERLSGALALPATDALTRPAAELVDMVLSAFPSLGQPVPAVMA, encoded by the coding sequence ATGTCGCCGCTGCAGGCCGATCTGCACGGATCCGGCCGTCAGCCGCCCAACGCCATCGTCTATTGCGAGGGCAAGTTCGGACAGATCGACGGCAAGACCGCCAACGGACTCGTCCGCCATTGCGACGCATACCGGATCCTCTCCGTCATCGACGGCACCAAGGCGGGTAGGGACAGCGGCGAGGTTCTGGACGGGGTGGCGAACGACATTCCCGTCCTCGCCGACCTCGATGCCGCAATCCATTGCGAGGCGGTCACGCCGGACGTTCTGATCTACGGGAAGGCGCCATCGACAGGGCGGCTGTCGCGCATCGACCGCGCCGTGATCCTCGATGCCATCGGGCAGGGCATAAACATCGTCAGCGGCTTGCATGAATATCTAGGGGACGATCCCGAGATGTCCGCCGCCGCCGAGGCCAGCCAGGTCTGGATCCGCGACATGCGGCGGCCCAAGCCCGCGCGCGAGATGCGGCTCTTCGATGGCAGCGTGGGCCGCATCGGCGCGATCCGCATCGCGGTGCTGGGGACCGACTGCGCCATCGGCAAGCGCACCACGGCGACGATCCTGACGGAAGCGCTGCGCGCGGCGGGCATCGCGACCGAACTGGTCGGAACCGGGCAGACCGGCCTGATGCAAGGCGCGCGCTGGGGCGTGGCCATGGACGCGGTGCCGCCGCAGTTCTGCGCGGGCGAACTCGAGGGCGCGGTTCTGGCGGCTTGGGAGGCTGAGGCTCCGCGGGTCATCGTGATCGAGGGCCAGGGCGCGTTGAGCCATCCGGCATTCTGCACCTCGGCCTTCATCCTGCGCGGCAGCCAGCCCGACGGCGTCATCCTGCAGGACGCGCCCGCGCGCCCACATCGCTGCGACTTCCCGCAGATGCCGATGCCCGATCCGGCGGACGAGATCGCGCTGATCGAAGCCTTCGGGGCCACGCGCGTCATCGGTCTGACCCTGAACCACGAGGGCTTGGCCCCGACCGAGATCGCCGGTGCGCTCGAGCGCCTGTCCGGCGCGCTGGCGCTTCCGGCGACCGATGCGTTGACCCGGCCCGCGGCCGAACTCGTCGACATGGTCCTGTCCGCCTTCCCGAGCCTCGGCCAGCCCGTTCCCGCGGTCATGGCGTGA
- a CDS encoding Crp/Fnr family transcriptional regulator produces the protein MAFIETSPLTRKLSAFVALSQVELDVLKQLHRRRRSFVAGRDMVYQGEARQAAYILSAGWVCSYKLQPDGTRQIVDFQVPGDFLGVRSVLLRTSDHSFEPIGDIEAAEVLAEDLLEAFARTPRLATAILWAVSRDEAMVVEHLVGIGRRGADARMAHFLLELASRLTLVGLGTREGYDCPLTQYHLADALGLSAVHVNRVLRQLRERGLATFRDGRVTLHDYPGLVELAGFDPAYLDHGGPLLR, from the coding sequence ATGGCGTTCATCGAGACGAGCCCGCTTACCCGGAAGCTCTCCGCCTTCGTCGCGCTGTCGCAGGTCGAGCTTGATGTGCTCAAGCAGCTTCACCGGCGTCGCCGGTCCTTCGTCGCGGGACGGGACATGGTCTATCAGGGAGAGGCCAGACAGGCCGCATATATCCTGTCGGCGGGCTGGGTGTGTTCCTACAAGCTCCAGCCCGACGGAACGCGGCAAATCGTTGATTTCCAGGTCCCCGGCGACTTCCTTGGGGTTCGCAGCGTGCTGCTGCGCACGTCGGATCACAGCTTCGAGCCGATTGGCGACATCGAGGCGGCCGAGGTGCTGGCAGAGGACCTGCTGGAGGCCTTCGCACGGACGCCACGCCTCGCGACGGCCATTCTCTGGGCCGTGTCTCGTGACGAGGCGATGGTCGTCGAGCACCTGGTCGGGATCGGCCGGAGAGGAGCGGACGCGCGCATGGCCCATTTCCTGCTGGAGCTCGCCTCGCGGCTGACGCTCGTGGGACTGGGAACGCGGGAGGGATACGACTGTCCGTTGACCCAATATCACCTCGCGGACGCGCTGGGTCTCAGCGCGGTCCACGTTAACCGCGTCCTGCGACAGCTCCGCGAGCGGGGGCTTGCGACATTCCGGGACGGGCGCGTCACCTTGCACGACTATCCAGGGCTGGTCGAACTCGCGGGCTTCGATCCGGCCTATCTCGACCATGGGGGCCCGCTCTTGCGCTGA